A region of Toxotes jaculatrix isolate fToxJac2 chromosome 23, fToxJac2.pri, whole genome shotgun sequence DNA encodes the following proteins:
- the LOC121177376 gene encoding phosphatidylcholine:ceramide cholinephosphotransferase 2-like isoform X2: MYRCVTMYITTLPVPGKHMVCAPKLYNDSTGKVWRILRLISGGGLSLTGSHLMCGDFLYSGHTVMLTLSYLFIKEYSPRWMWWYHWFCWLLSASGVVCILIAHEHYSIDVVIGYFVTTRTFWWYHTMANTHVLRQAPNNYLSRTWWNPIFNFLEKNVRATVPIAFSWPVALPSSCRQTYRIVEGGRDE; this comes from the exons ATGTATCGCTGCGTCACCATGTATATCACCACCCTGCCTGTGCCTGGAAAACACATGGTCTGCGCTCCAAAG ctgtaCAACGACTCGACGGGGAAAGTCTGGAGGATTTTGAGGCTGATCTCAGGAGGAG gtTTGTCTCTGACCGGCTCTCACCTGATGTGTGGAGACTTCCTGTACAGCGGTCACACCGTCATGTTGACTCTGTCCTACCTCTTCATCAAAGAGT ACTCTCCTCGGTGGATGTGGTGGTATCACTGGTTCTGCTGGTTGCTCAGCGCCTCGGGAGTCGTCTGCATCCTGATCGCCCACGAGCACTACAGCATCGACGTGGTGATCGGATACTTCGTCACCACCAGGACCTTCTGGTGGTACCACACAATGGCCAACACGCAT GTGCTGCGTCAGGCTCCAAACAACTACCTGTCGAGGACCTGGTGGAACCCGATCTTCAACTTTCTGGAGAAGAACGTCCGGGCGACGGTTCCCATCGCGTTCTCGTGGCCAGTGGCGCTGCCTTCatcctgcagacagacatataGGATTGTGGAGGGGGGGAGGGATGAGTga